Proteins from one Xenopus tropicalis strain Nigerian chromosome 1, UCB_Xtro_10.0, whole genome shotgun sequence genomic window:
- the LOC108648197 gene encoding uncharacterized protein LOC108648197 isoform X2, giving the protein MAEAWLEEEEEELRELRDSAGNRRHRRSNLNQAAGRYSHEDIWSTQPVCLPNDVNYNVEGTVSCVMRDPAPAQNSRTSPAPEVCPPRQDFLALFGPLGTMPLMAAAGQWLSSPF; this is encoded by the exons ATGGCTGAAGCCTGGctggaggaagaagaggaggagctGAGAGAGCTCAGGGACAGTGCTGGGAACAGGAGGCACAGGAGGTCCAACCTCAACCAAGCTGCAG GTCGATATTCCCATGAAGACATTTGGAGCACCCAACCTGTTTGTTTACCAAATGATGTCAACTATAATGTGGAGGGCACAGTGTCATGTGTTATGCGTGATCCTGCTCCTGCGCAAAATAG CCGTACCTCTCCAGCACCAGAAGTTTGTCCCCCACGTCAGGACTTTTTGGCTCTATTTGGGCCCCTCGGAACGATGCCTTTGATGGCTGCTGCCGGTCAGTGGCTCTCCTCCCCATTCTGA
- the LOC108648197 gene encoding uncharacterized protein LOC108648197 isoform X1 — translation MAEAWLEEEEEELRELRDSAGNRRHRRSNLNQAAGRYSHEDIWSTQPVCLPNDVNYNVEENMNYNSGFSCPEVQNPAFIEHQCQPTWNMSAPVPPAPPQDPPPPHAQHLGASKLSVPLQHQKFVPHVRTFWLYLGPSERCL, via the exons ATGGCTGAAGCCTGGctggaggaagaagaggaggagctGAGAGAGCTCAGGGACAGTGCTGGGAACAGGAGGCACAGGAGGTCCAACCTCAACCAAGCTGCAG GTCGATATTCCCATGAAGACATTTGGAGCACCCAACCTGTTTGTTTACCAAATGATGTCAACTATAATGTGGAGG aaaatatgaattataaCAGTGGTTTTTCATGTCCTGAAGTTCAGAACCCAGCTTTTATTGAGCACCAGTGCCAGCCTACATGGAATATGAGTGCCCCTGTGCCACCAGCTCCTccccaggaccccccccccccccatgcccagcACCTGGGAGCTAGCAAGCTAT CCGTACCTCTCCAGCACCAGAAGTTTGTCCCCCACGTCAGGACTTTTTGGCTCTATTTGGGCCCCTCGGAACGATGCCTTTGA
- the LOC101735014 gene encoding protein kinase C delta type-like: MDRSPKPSTSCGLTRKRNIKKETEGAAKKIKRMGTNVEEKSQERQKAQEGKKRKKKEKREKRERETSEEEGSVVKRPCIPAQRPYPKNIKNYEFHVKLGNGNFGKVMLASLKNCEEKVAIKVIRKQHKEGNDISRFILAESRTLRITEGCPFLCHGYAAFQTQLHAFLVMEFARGGTLKQLINKEGGLKTDSIRFYSAEMIIGLQYLHSRGIVHRDLKPDNILLSDEGHVKIADFGLVAEGMFTSDRKNFEPVGYFTFMAPEIFSGIGYGAAADWWAFAITLCKMATGRSPFYEGMTLENLMYSVCCKEPLFPEGVSAELKELLLELLEKNPEKRLGTKGDIRKHPFYRSIDWTALEGKKIPPPFQPIPTVDITAVCKESLSFLEEADCISASGCIERIQDLSFLSPTWEKSGVPFCPHHLSSKPQSRTNGLPLLKPTSSAIPSSYALSILGPATGPLHLGPCHRPSPSWALRGGPGPG; this comes from the exons ATGGATAGATCCCCCAAGCCTTCAACATCCTGTGGGCTCACGCGGAAGAGGAACATCAAGAAGGAGACAGAGGGGGCAGCTAAAAAGATCAAGCGCATGGGAACCAACGTGGAGGAGAAAAGCCAAGAAAGGCAAAAAGCGCAAGaggggaagaagaggaagaagaaggagaagagggagaagagggagagagaaacATCAGAAG AAGAAGGAAGTGTAGTGAAGAGGCCTTGTATTCCAGCACAAAGGCCATATCCTAAAAACATCAAGAACTACGAGTTCCATGTAAAGCTGGGGAATGGAAACTTTGGCAAG GTTATGTTGGCGTCATTGAAGAACTGCGAAGAGAAAGTGGCAATCAAAGTGATTCGGAAGCAGCACAAGGAGGGAAATGATATCAGCAGATTCATCTTAGCTGAGTCCCGAACTCTCCGGATCACTGAAGGTTGTCCCTTTCTCTGCCACGGATATGCAGCTTTCCAAACTCAG CTGCATGCTTTCCTTGTCATGGAGTTTGCAAGAGGAGGAACACTAAAACAACTGATAAATAAGGAAGGTGGACTGAAGACGGACAGCATAAG ATTCTATTCTGCAGAGATGATCATCGGGCTGCAGTATCTGCATTCACGTGGCATTGTGCACCG AGATCTGAAACCGGATAACATCTTACTCAGTGATGAGGGACACGTGAAAATCGCAGACTTCGGCCTGGTTGCAGAAGGAATGTTTACCAGCGACAGGAAGAATTTTGAGCCAGTAGGATACTTCACCTTCATGGCTCCAGAG ATTTTTTCAGGGATTGGCTATGGCGCAGCAGCGGATTGGTGGGCATTTGCAATCACTCTTTGCAAAATGGCCACCGGAAGATCACCATTCTACGAGGGTATGACGTTGGAGAACCTGATGTATTCAGTGTGCTGTAAGGAGCCTTTATTTCCAGAGGGTGTCAGCGCTGAACTAAAAGAACTGCTACTGGAG CTTTTAGAGAAGAATCCAGAAAAGCGCCTGGGCACCAAAGGGGACATAAGGAAACATCCATTTTATAGATCTATTGATTGGACAGCATTGGAGGGCAAGAAGATACCACCTCCTTTCCAGCCA ATACCAACTGTGGATATCACTGCAGTGTGCAAAGAATCACTATCATTCTTAGAAGAGGCAGACTGCATCAGTGCATCAGGTTGTATAGAAAGGATTCAGGATCTCTCATTCCTGAGTCCCACTTGGGAAAAATCTGGGGTGCCCTTTTGCCCCCACCATCTGTCCTCCAAACCTCAGTCCCGCACCAACGGCCTGCCCCTCCTTAAGCCCACATCTTCAGCTATACCCTCCAGCTatgccctctccatcttgggccctgccaccggccctctccatcttgggccctgccaccggccctctccatcttgggccct gaggggagggccg ggcccaggatga